The following is a genomic window from Episyrphus balteatus chromosome 1, idEpiBalt1.1, whole genome shotgun sequence.
tgctgctatgaaataaaagtaagaaattgagtttttataaaacatggaactgttaattaatttgtagcaaaatggcgtatgaaataaaaaatattttgattaaataattatttattcttattagccaatcttttagtgaaagaattgtaaaaaacaaaaatcaattatgaccggaggaagcaaaatactgttgcaaagtcgagatttttcgataattcacaaaaactgcattaaattgaaaaccgtaaggatttgggatgaacaagttaccaaattctgagagccctaaagttggcctatctgcatatttcgtttgatccattacttttgggacaccctgtataaatattttaaaaaatacatataatataAAGGAAATTTATAGCAGTTGCCTAGTTCCAAACAGTAATGTTCGCGAAAAGGAAACTCATAAAAACTTCCTATTATGTACCGAACAGTTTAAAATAggaataaattaaatcaaatttaaaaaaaaatcaataaaaattaattactcaTTGACTAAtacacaaaattataaaattaggCTCAActatattttcattcaaatatacACTTTTTCATATGAACactcactattttttttatataataggATAATTTTACGCATCTGATTCTTCCGACAAActgaaagctatttgaaaaagaaaatatagatTTATGGGCGAGATATCGCAAGGAGTGATCGAATATAGTAAGGTAGATGTACCTATTTCTGAACAGCTCCAGTAGCCGAACACTTTTcacttaaatatataaaatcaaaCTGTTTTGTTTTACTTTAGAAGAAAAACCCGGTTAAACTAGAATCTATATACTATATTCGATCACTCCTTGCGATATCTCGCTCAGAAATCTGTATTTTCTTGTTCAAATAGCTTTCAGTTTGTCGGAAGGATCAGATTCAGATGCGTTaaattatcgtatttttttttgtaaaaaaaatagtgagagTGGTCACATGAAATAgtgtttatttgaatgaaaatatagtttaagtttaattttatgtaTTAGTTTAGacaataattaataaatttttattaattttttttttattgtagataCTTAGGtattccttttttaacagttcaGTAATAGGAAGCCAATTTTAATGAGTTTCCTTTCTCCGaaccagtggcgtagataggggggggatcagggggatatatccccccccattgggatcgataaaattgtgcagtataaacagtcatgaataaataagttgaagaagcgcactttgaaaaaaacgctatggatttcgagtttttgattagcttaaattatataaatatggtttaccaactttcgttgccattaagtcggtgtttcaaagagtgaatttagacttggtccaagcaatggagctcgctagagatttaagggatcaactaaaaattaaacgggcagaagacgactcattttcgaaagttttttgtatatgggaaaaattagctgaaatccttgacataggcgttaaacataagagaatagtgaagcgacaaaagaatcgttcggacccttcggttcaaagtacagtaaagaatattttcaatctttttctcgatttcaatgtaatgggccttggagaaaaatatacaaaccatgaaaacacgctagaagggtttccggttctttctaaggattcttcgtctgaaatagacaaagcagctaaaaaatttaatgaaactgttgagttttaccaaaaactagaccacataaagtagaacaaaaacttaagatttccttatagttttcatccaagaaggaaatattatttaaacaatcgggatttcctaattgttttaccgacttccaaaaaggaggagttattcaattcgtctgtactttttttttttgtgtttgtcatccataactttggaccgagtgaaccaattttgataattctttttgtaggtattgaaaagctggtgcctattcagtactattagaaaaaccataaaacccatttttgatccatggaagtcggttttgtttttttaataaaaaaaatacgatcatgtacgggatcacctattccaacttactatagaaatattgatcacaattttttttctagtgccaagttggaaaaaatatgaaatttttacaaaaaattttgaaagattttgtacatgaaaataataagaaatctccctGGAAACACCTTTTTATATAAACAGTTCAATAAGGAAATCTGTTGGTatttaggtggtcctggtcatatttttctctgtgtgaagaattaaatatgtactcagaaaagatatttgatcagaaggaaaaatacttcctctatgaactcattgaaagcgctcgaaagctgcaccgaaaaaagttgtcctggtattcatattttattaaagatattagctacactgctggtttctacgtcaacttccgaaagaactttctctaatttaaagagaataaaaacaatacaaagaagcattattaaaacttttaaaaaaatttgcgaactaaatctatccccccccttagcaaaaagctatctacgccactgctcCGAACACTACTGTTTGGAATTGGGCAACTGCTATAAActttctttatatatttttttttaaatatttatacaaatctataaatataaaaacaaaataaataattattcatattccataaaaaaaatgcacttcatTTCTCCCCCGAATACAACCCACATCATGCAACACATGCAGCCGGCAGATATTGGAGCTTTTAAAGGGCTGAAGAGTCACTTTCGAGCTTCAATGTGGGAATGGATCAGTTTAAAAGGCAACGAACGTTGGAAAATTCCTGATGATAAAAGCAAACTTCTGCGGATTGATGTACACGTTCTAGAAAACGAAGACCGTTTTGGTTTTATACAAAATGCATTGCGCAGATATGAAATTTATCCCTTCGCGGTCGACCATACAAAATGCATTCATAATAACTTTCTCTAATGTGTCTACCAACCAGTTATTAGAATGCACATCTAACGCTACGTATTCATAGCCATAGCTAAAAAAAGTTCGTTTAAAAACGGTTCTTAAATTTGTGTCGGAAGCACCAACAAGATTGAGCCCATTGAAGAGCCAGAACAATATGATATAGGCCCGTTTCCTATTTGgtttataaatacatacatatgtatgtatggaacatttttgtttaccttgaaggttccatatttttgttatttaaatattaaaagagtttttatctaaataatagaagaaaattgttaaaatttatggTGTACGGAATTAGTGTTTGGCTTCTGGTGAAAACGACATGCCttcggtttttatttttttataagaaaacctCTGTActcattgacaaaattttatattttttaaaataaagtatttttataccaagaagaaagaaaactaaaacaatgaaaataatttcataatttttgtttatgttttgtggactttgtgatgagcccaactgttgtacctgggcgaaacgcatttcGGACtacaggtaaaaaaaaaactattaaattgaAAAGTATTCTTATACCTTTCGTAAAaacaatacttaaatattttttctccaataaataactttttacttttgaatttcCGTTAACTGTTTGGGTTTGGTACATCTACCCTATATAGATTCTAGTTTAACGGGGTTTTTACTTCTAACGGGACAAACGCTTTGTTTTGCTTTAAAATAATTGGCCCTTAGTAATAGACGCGaatttagcaaatttttttattttaataacaaaaatataatagctgcgttcctttggaaatttttatctactgcttagtacttaactggtagaccagaatgatgtagctgtggcttgtgtcttgtgtcgctgtcaaagttaaaaagtatgaaattagtatattggtgccagaataGCTACgtggctgtggcaaggaaattcgctgtggtacaagtcgagtcgacttttacttcaagctacaagcgcaatgacttttgacgtttgTATTGGGGTTGctcaattaaaattattttttttgacattttagtgcgccacataattctgttgatcttttctacatttcgagcgattttatttgacatcttgtaccaccgggtttttctttgctacaagcgagttttcattctgttcaaccagttaaagctgctttgaactactttttcagtatagcaaaagtagtactaagtagttttaagtactaagcagtagataagcggaaaattccatacaaaaataacaCAACGAAATCGAAACATTTCGTTTTGCAGTACGTTGTTCGACCAGCGAAATTTATAATTCTCCAGTCTCCACCTCTTTTTCGCAAACAAATACGCTGATTTCATAAACGCATCTATGCTTTTGCATCACAACTTTTTGCATGCAAATAATACACTACCTTTCCTGCAAAGCATCACGTTTGCACCAGAAATTGCTAAAACATCACCGAGTTAATGAATTCAGCCAAATATGTCGGCATGAGATGCCGCGACCGTTATATTATATTGCTCTTCATAAGAATCTCAGATCTTATTTGCACTGATGCAACGATGCGTTTTTGAGTTTGTTTGCTCTTGCACTGTTTGCATTTACGCACACAACTGATTCCTTATTCATTCCATTAACATAAACAATATTCATAGCTTTTTGTTATAACCGAAAAAGCTCATTAGAGATCCAATTAGgtcaaaaacatgttttttgttttaaaaagaaatttcacAGAAGTTTAGCCAAAAGAATAATCTCATAACTAGATTTACGACGGTACTAAACCCAATTTTTAAAGGAATATTAGGATAGCCttcttcaaaattccaaaattgtttGAGGCCTTACTCAACTGTGCAAAACATTCTTGTTACTTGCAGAAAAATATCACTTTTTTCACTATCAAAACAATCATCTTGCAACAATTAAATCACTGGTTGTAAATGCACAtaatattttgttgtattttaattttatttccttaaaaaaatcacacgACTATGAAAAGCATTCATATCAATTTATGCATGTTTACTTCTTCTTGGAAACACCAACAGTGCGACCACGACGACCAGTTGTTTTGGTATGTTGACCACGGACACGGAGACCCCAGTAATGACGCATACCACGATGGgcacggattttcttcaagcgTTCCAAATCATCACGGAGTTTCGAGTCCAATGAAGAAGAGGTGTATTGTTGGTATTTACCATCGACAACATCCTTTTGCCTGTTGAGGAACCAGTTTGGAATCTTGTAGTGTCTGGGATTTTGAATGATGGTGACAATCTTGTCAACCTCTTCATCAGAGCACTCTCCGGCGCGCTTGGTGAGATCAACGTCGGCCTTCTTGAGCACAATGTTGGCATAACGACGACCAACACCCTTGATGGCGGTCATAGCGATGGTCACCTTGCGTTTACCATCAATATTCGTATTCATGATACGAAGAATGTGTTGAAACTTCTCTGGAATAACGAGAGACTGAAAATagaaaacaacataaaaaattAGTTCCAATGAATTTCTTTCCAAGTATATCTCAAATAAATGAGAATAGAGAAAAATCAAAAGATTACATTACAGGAAATATATAAGAAGATACATTTTGAACATTTATTCAATGATGTTAAGAtaatttaaggattttttttgtagaacatacCATTTTGCCTTCAGAGTTCACCGAATTCAAGGGAAAAAAGAGAGAAGGCCGGAAGTttgccaaacgtcaaaatttTGGGACTACTTACAGCGACATCTGTGTATGAAGCTATTGAATTGGGGATAGTTACGAAAATGTATTAGGCTTGGGACATTTAAATTTTCCGAACCTACTCATTGTTAAGGGCGCTCCTAGACCAACGTGTTTTGATTCAGTGGTAGAAATGCGGcaaaaaagttttgtaaaatagatgtgttttttgtttatctatatagattttgtgcaaaaaagaacgacatcgggatttttgaaatccgtcCAAGTGTtcggcaccactgtacatacacttttggccgctgtctgtcaaaaatatgccgtgctcatgttttttttataactccatgattcaaaaaaatttttcacaaaaaaccaaaactattcaTGTGGCCATAGCATCCATGTTGggttcagaaatttttttttaacaaaaaaccaaaaatcattgtatattcttagctacattataagaccatgaccattaacattagttgcgtcgttcttgtgttataagcgtttgaaggtagccatattgaaatttgttttcgatttttaaaaaatcaaacgtggaaacttttttaaaaaaccttggtatttttatatatgtatgtataattgttcaacaatcttatcagaatccagacttttatttgaaaagtgcattgcgtatatctcgaaatattaacatttcaatgcaaccatgtcaaaaaaatgtttaaggtataactacattggctcaaaaagtgaaaaagtacaaaagtgaaaattttcaaatgcatttttgtgtagtttttcgggctggaaaattaaaactaatgatgcagaaagcttattttttggcctaaaaaacaatttgtatactctttttcaaaaaacaattgcgctagcgagaaaaaaaatattttcacttttgtactttttcaaaaagtggtgtatgtattTAAgcctttaattatttttttctatgagagcttttttcaaaccccattttctccgcttgtttttcttaatatttttagatatttctgtataaaatgcctataaaacaacaatttaacTATCTTGGCACaatgtttttatcgagagaaagtaaaatctaattaattatttggatttttcaaaatataaagtttttgttgttttgaacaCGTAAATTGtacacaaaatatatataaataaacaaaaaaacacacccaaTAGCCCCGTTGCATTGGAGGTGGGCAcagttcctttggaaatatttatctactttttagtacttaaaactactttgaattacttttgctatattagctgcgttcctttggaaatatttatcaactttttagtacttaaagctgctttgaactactttttcaatatagcaaagtagtccaaagtagttttaagtactaaaaagtagataaatatttccaaaggaacgcagctattgaaAAAGTaattcaaagcagctttaagtactaaaaagtagataaatatttccaaaggaacgcagctataataatatatattccgaacgttgtcaaaatttgtttgtaacaaatgggcaccaatctatCAGGGtcagcctttaatttttatatttcaatcgcagtaaacaggaaatttgtttttgttttaatttataaaatgtcatttgaaaaaattataaattaaaaaataacaaattttcttcgcgtttcttcgcggaaaatggtgaataattgttaaaaaattagtggtgtgcgtggtttttcggtttttgtgcgtttttcgtcggtaaataaaagaaataagaattaaggtagctgacattggtcgccaaattgtcatgttttgacaatttggcgaccaatgtcagttcggaatatattgcctttttatgtgtactgtaagaacccttcaagcaagaaaactgagttcagaaaagacactccgacctccgaccgtgaaaaacggggttgcactcacacacttgcaactttttgtgtaagAACACAAAGTCgtaggagaaatcgtggtgaaaaaaaccaatacatataaaatcggctgcgcggtgattataatttccatactaatttcaGCCGCCTTCGAACCAGTTTCGTagtcgaagtcggactcagcttcGACTGAGGCGGACCGAATtaggaccgaggtcggactcgtttgcttgaaggggttAACGATGTAGTTGTTGAAATAATTAACAATGGTTAAAAAAAGAACGCACCGAAGTCCTTAATCTATGTATGGATTATCTTTGGttgatttgacattttttgttataaatatttacaaaaacaaattttatagctCACacatattaacaaaatttatgtcagaaatgtgtgctttattttataaattttaaacgcAAGGGTTTTTCCATATCTCCTTCAAATTaggaaattaaccaaattttaaattataagcaattttgtttatttttttctaaacaaagttgtacccaaaataaaattgaaataatggaGGAGGAACAAACTGCAGTATTTGTGAGTACATTGATCTCATTTGGCGCGTTTTCTAATACAAGGTATAATTACTCCATTTCAGGGAATAATAGATCAACTAAGCACCCGAAGCAACACTTCTATTACCGGCAAATTTGTTAATGGAAGTAAAATTTCACTATCAGCTTACAAACATATTACAAGgtaatttatctttttt
Proteins encoded in this region:
- the LOC129921166 gene encoding 40S ribosomal protein S18, whose product is MSLVIPEKFQHILRIMNTNIDGKRKVTIAMTAIKGVGRRYANIVLKKADVDLTKRAGECSDEEVDKIVTIIQNPRHYKIPNWFLNRQKDVVDGKYQQYTSSSLDSKLRDDLERLKKIRAHRGMRHYWGLRVRGQHTKTTGRRGRTVGVSKKK